Below is a genomic region from Syngnathoides biaculeatus isolate LvHL_M chromosome 5, ASM1980259v1, whole genome shotgun sequence.
TTGTAAGTATAAAAAAACCAaggtattaatttaaaaatgcataagcacccttttttttgtcaactgcaCTAATGAAGCTACCATTTTAGCATTTGGcattactactactaataataatacagtaggGTAATGACTACGTTCACGATCTTAGACCATCTTACTAAACAGAAATTAAACTGCATTAAGAGGAAACAAGGATTACCTTTAATTAATTTGGGTACATGACCCATTTACCTCCAATAAGCAAAGTGGTTGTGAAAATGTGCCAGCCAAAAATACATAAGCTGTCATTGTTGGTGTTGTGACAAAATCTGCGACCAGGACCTAAACATGGGGCTAgaatagttttcaaataatcaaattagATTTTTGGTTCATTGGACATTGACATCTTTATTTCAGAATTGTACAAGGAGTTCAATTGTGATTCTTAAGTCAGTGATTACTGTCAAATTAGACCATCTTACTAAACAGAAATTAAACTGCATTAAGAGGAAACAAGGGTTACCTTCAATTAATTTGGGTACATGACCCATTTACCTCCAATAAGCAAAGTGGTTATGAAAATGTGCCAGCCAAAAATACATAAGCTGTCATTGTTGGTGTTGTGACAAAATCTGCGACCAGGACCTAAACATGGGGCTAgaatagttttcaaataatcaaattagatttttttggttcattGGACATTTGACGTCTTTATTTCAGAATTGTACAAGGAGTTCAATTGTGATTCTTAAGTCAGTGATTACTGTCAAATTAGACCATCTTACTAAACAGAAATTAAACTGCATTAAGAGGAAACAAGGGTTACCTTCAATTAATTTGGGTACATGACCCATTTACCTCCAATAAGCAAAGTGGTTATGAAAATGTGCCAGCCAAAAATACATAAGCTGTCATTGTTGGTGTTGTGACAAAATCTGCGACCAGGACCTAAACATGGGGCTAgaatagttttcaaataatcaaattagatttttttggttcattGGACATTGACGTCTTTATTTCAGAATTGTACAAGGAGTTCAATTGTGATTCTTAAGTCAGTGATTACTGTCAAAGTGAATGGCGAATGGGGATTTAGATGGCGAGTCCGAGCGAAACCGCTAAttaaaagtttaacttttttttttttttaccccctcccCTTCATTTGCAGTGTGTTGGTGAAAGTGACAACcacagaaaaggaaaaagatgacgttaATCCAGCACATCATGACTCGTGGCACACTAAGAAGGGTGACAGTGGGTTGCCAATTACTCCCGGTTGTTGCTGTCCATGACACATCACAGTCATTTTGCAGGTGTGCCCTACGCCTGCCCTCTCCACACCCTCTAGGATGGCACTGGTTCTCAACGTCACCGTTCAGCGTAGCAGCCCATCAACCCAAACAGCAACCACCAGGGGGAGAATTGGCCATTTCTTCATATCAGACACCATCAGATCAGCAAGACAAAGATGGGCCTAGTGTTGAAGAGGTGGACCCTTTGCAGGACAAGTCCATTGGGCTTGTTCAGAGATTCAAGAAGACCTTCAAACAGTATGGGAAGGTGATGATACCTGTGCATCTCCTCACATCCTCATTATGGTTTGGAACTTTCTACTATGCTGCTATGAAGTAAGTGACTTCATGGCACTTGTGTGGAAGAATTCACTATGCAGTAcatgaatatgaaatatatatacacaatgtaTATATTAACTTGATATGAATAATTAACTTTTTGTCCATCATTCCAAAAGATACGCTTGGCACAGACACAGCACTGTACTGGGACTTTAGTtgaagtgtatggaatgtcctcAGTGCGCCTTTTTGTTAATATCATACagtttttttatgcagaattcgaatctgaattgtgttatgaaggaaacatttttatttttcgattatcggcaAATAATGATCGTACATTGCTGTATTCGCCGAAAAAAATTGATGCGGAAACAGCCGAGTAGGAACGTGACGTCATCGCCGGTGTCAACAATGGcaagcattggaatacattgtaagaacgacgatgaattttttgatatttcgagcgatgaacactattctgaagggtcctaggaagacggtgaagaatacgagctttataaaggcattaaaggttatcaatttgagccagttagacagcatacaCGTTCAAATGCAGAAGAAAGTGCAGAGCAAGCAGTCAGACACATtgagcaggatatgcctcgtgttggaaacaaagactggtaagcatttgtgaagctcttgtttggtttatttagtcataaactgataaatagtgaAGGCTTctatatcctgaatgtatatatgaaattttcggtcttgttttggaattatgcaaatgccatatatttagtaaataggtacgTGACCACCCCGGCCCTTCATTGTACAGCGCGGTGGAtctccctgtgcttgtatgaggaactatctgcagtacgatgtgcATCACTAAATTGCGTGTACAAGGCTTggcttgtttattattgcaccaaaacaaacagaaggtGCTAACATAGTCCACAGTCTCAAGttgttattttttcacaaaaacggattttaatgaacgaaatccatttaaaatgttgccacgttaatttgagaccaatagctggtgatatcttgcttcaccataaatataatttcacatgGTAAACTTATGCCATCACCAGACAGTACCAGTCGCACAATACCAGGTCCCTTGTAGTGACGTACGAGGCTCCACCCCcgaaatgatttgtttttcagaCATGGTAAACTAGGTCAAACTTTGCgaattttaattcataaacacatatttttgggtaaaaacatcgaaaaggttatgcattttatggtacagttgaacatatattttaacACTTTAAGGTGGCCTATTGgtaattatgaacagttcccaAAACCAGtcaatttgaacacaaaagctTTCAGAAACTTTAAAATTTAAAGGAACTTCATCTTTTGACATACTGACAGAAAGCAAGCATCCAAATCAACAGAGCAATGGTTTTACCAGAAGTCCACTCAAGTTCTGGAATGACTCATCCACAGTGGAGACCTGAATCTGattggaaatgtgttgagtgATCTGATGTGGACTAAGCACAAAAGATGATTTGGAGTGTTTTGACAAAGAAGAGTGGGCAAatatttccttgaaaaaaattgctattCTGATAGACCCCCACCTAGAAGGACTGAATAGTAAGTTtgtttcggcttttcccgttaggggtcgccacagcgtgtcatctcagataaatgctcaaatttggcacagtttttacgccggatgcccttcctgacgcaacccctcttggggaggcTCCAGTGAGATCCGAACTCACGACCCATGGTCGTCTAACCACTGAGGTTTGGGGCCTCTTTAGAAGGACTACAAGGACTGAATGCTGTAATAAAACATTGAGGCCATGCAACAAAGAATAAGTTGGAGCGGGTTTTCtctttgaaagttttttttaaaactgagtTGTACATATTTTATAAGTCAGAGTAAAGGTGGACaaagttttgaaatgctttatcttggtcttttttttaaatttaaacagCACATAGCAATGACAATTAAACAGGGGgtgtagatttttttatattaactaTTTTATGTTTTCGGCTCATGATTGACAAAAGGTATGATGTTCCCAAGATGAGCGTAATTGATTGACATATGGGTGTTATAAATACGAAAACAACAGTATagaaacattttgaatttgtatcCACAAGGTGTACGCACAAGTTTTAATAAAAAATCcttttttctcttgttttccCAGAGGTGTAAATGTGGTACAATTCCTGGAGATGATCGGTGTGCCAGAATCACTTGTTGGACTATTGAGAGAATCATCTAGCGgttatgctctgactgcttatGCCATGTACAAGGTAATTAGTCTTCTCATTCATTGTCTGAACATTTGAATGACTTCTGTATGACTCTATTATCACTGTAATAGTCTTTTGCATTTAAGCTTAACAGGGATCGGAATGAGCAAAACCATTAGCCAAGCCTTGCGTTATGCTCCACAACAAGATAGTAACATCAGTGTGCCGGTATACAAAGAGGGTTTGTACTATTGGTGAGTTGATGATATCTCAAGGAATCTTtagagatcgtgcacgtgacgtcaccattttcatggcgccatattgccagtcaaacaaaactGCCCTGCAGtgcgggagtcgttgaaccggagcagctTTTTCACAAttcccgagacttgttgtgctgttgcttgtcacaatagatgagacagttcttcaaatagatcaaTCTATAgaataccacctgaaaagatgagaaaagattgatggatttcagcgaTTAAACGGGATGAATGGTGCCCtatgaaatacacacgcctgtgtagcgatcatttcatttcaggtaggaattattctcaatctcaaattatcaagaagtattcatAACGCCAACAGGGTTcccacgcggccctaaaagtccccaaaaaaaccctaaatttctGAGGGTGCATTTAGGGCCCCccaaaagtccttaaaattcacCGTACACTGGTCAAGCccttaaaaaggccttaaattaaaaaaaaatcaaagggaggatcGCTACCACctaaattctccctaaaaaaaaattaatcttttatgtaaaaaaaaaaaaaaatagagatctGTCTGGTGTCCataacagccggaaattgtcaacggaagtcactctGTGTTCACAACTaatcgccatcttgtcgtcgagATTCCactgtttgtttccgtgagtaggcatttcacttcgtcttcgttacgacgtagcgtagttctttgatcgatccaacttgtatcatggggaagtgcatttttcaagatgcttgggttgaaagtaaagagtttgggagctgggttcgttgagatccaaaagatcggcacattttctactgtcatctgtgcaaacagagttaccagcttggaaagatgggcgtcaaagcactggagacacaccggaaaaacaggagactcgctgatttggcgaagactgtctcatcttctgttagtatgaatctgtttctgtcaaaatatcaagatagtgaagcatccacttcaggcagtggtactggcagtgcatgggcacctacagttgtccagtcatcgacttcaaccagccagaagtcaggctttatgaacgtagttcaatacacgaaaacggactcgttaaaggcagagatcgtgtggactttaaaagtgatctgcagccattacagttataagtcttgtgaaaataattcaaaagtgtttgcagtcatgtttccagacagtgacattgctaaaaactaccactgtggggaaaggaagacttcgtacctggctacatttgggaaaagaagaagaaggatgcatcaaaacaggcagagaagaggaaggcagctaaggcagagatagatagcctcaaagccaaaaaagccagaatagagactgacatatctacgcttattgagaaggctgacaggctgtgtgaggaggcagaagaaaagaggaatctgaggtttatcacggaggccaatgcactcagaggcagagcaaaagacaagagagccactttggcacctctgcagcaacaaatagaggaggcactgggtaggctcaaggagctagagtaggggtgctgagacagacatcagtagaagacatttgtaaatatgttcATATAgctgcaattgtagttagaatctgtttttctggagactgttatgtgaagtaattatgtgaagacattgacaatggtcatatcagtgagaactaccacaaggggcgacaggtgatcactgtcacaggtactggaacctttgatgaaccaagtatggttgatggcaccattgggtgagtcttttttccttattcttgatttgccacgatggccctaaatttttcgtgtcggccccgaataatgcccctaaaaagcctttaaatatttttggtcaGAGTGAGAATGAACCCtggccaagttgactcatttcagaacaatgcgtattttaaaaaaaattaaaaatcgtCTGCCaaagagaggtttacggagataagtgtgtggcagcaatacgcttccgtgtacaaaGGAGAcgacttttttcttcttcccaatcgtagttaatgaatgcgggctttttgtgggatttattcctgattgagaacagatccagcaacaaagtatttgtatgcatccagacttttatatgatttcaaacatttctgtgtaaatctcaacaacgTATTCACCAGATATATGTGTagattcagttgtccaagagaagcagaagcgaattaacagtcaaatttcttatcggtgaaaacatagacttcggcattaaatatggatcctctatgccaagtgtctctaatttttccccGTTCCTTtgtttatcaccttctaaatgtttaacgggatctgacaaaactctgggtgtcgtgctataagacatattgtCATTTGGTCTCGACGGAATTAACTTtgaacaatgatttttttttttgaccgccaatatggcgacgtaaacaaaaatcatgtgattttatgacggtGGTGCCCAATCTCTATTGACACATTATACAAACTGTGTTGACGCTGTGTTGCTTGGACAATAGTGACCTCTGCTGTGCATCCAAAATCATTTCAGgtaaacaaaatttaaaaaaggaaaaacttgcAGGCTGTAAACCCCAAAATAGCCTGTGAAATAATATCTAAACTTGATTCAATTGCTAGTTTTTACTGAAAATATGATTTGATCTTGGCACGGAGGCGCagatgtaaagcgttggcttcacagttctgaggacggggttcaaatcacagccccgtctgtgtggagtttgcatgttctccccgtgcctgcatgtatttttgtcagagatgttcctagaaaaacagctaagacaagcctgaggactgtagagagtgaactcaaaccaaccaagattgtatTTCTCTTGAGGGACAGATAGAGGGAAACACTGTGTGAGTGCgctccctcagactgccaaagtggtagtccctgtttgctctttttattgctttctcaggtcaaaggggtACATGGTTACACattgaaaatgatgacacagataagtacaccaacagcacataaacactaaggtacatgtttcttcaaggctgcaagagtgtcctgataaactcacaagagaaaaagcagggcattg
It encodes:
- the LOC133501240 gene encoding uncharacterized protein C18orf19 homolog A-like isoform X1, with translation MTLIQHIMTRGTLRRVTVGCQLLPVVAVHDTSQSFCRCALRLPSPHPLGWHWFSTSPFSVAAHQPKQQPPGGELAISSYQTPSDQQDKDGPSVEEVDPLQDKSIGLVQRFKKTFKQYGKVMIPVHLLTSSLWFGTFYYAAMKGVNVVQFLEMIGVPESLVGLLRESSSGYALTAYAMYKIATPARYAVTLGGTSLSVQYLRKHGYLSTPPPVKEYFQDKMEETKEKLSEKMEETKERFSEKMEETKGRFSEKMEETKDKLSEKLQETKDRVSEGKAFFRKKND
- the LOC133501240 gene encoding uncharacterized protein C18orf19 homolog A-like isoform X2 — its product is MTLIQHIMTRGTLRRVTVGCQLLPVVAVHDTSQSFCRCALRLPSPHPLGWHWFSTSPFSVAAHQPKQQPPGGELAISSYQTPSDQQDKDGPSVEEVDPLQDKSIGLVQRFKKTFKQYGKVMIPVHLLTSSLWFGTFYYAAMKGVNVVQFLEMIGVPESLVGLLRESSSGYALTAYAMYKIATPARYAVTLGGTSLSVQYLRKHGYLSTPPPVKEYFQDKMEETKEKLSEKMEETKERFSEKMEETKGRFSEKMEETKDKLSEKLQETKDRVSEGWK